In Porites lutea chromosome 1, jaPorLute2.1, whole genome shotgun sequence, a single genomic region encodes these proteins:
- the LOC140948294 gene encoding beta-4C adrenergic receptor-like gives MNGTGPEEQAMCEGALNKPSSTALTVLNGLSGMASIGGNLLVLLTIYKQPRLHTISNYFIASLAVADFIVGVVLNPIWATRSAMNIWEDKEPLTMASECLAAHTVVATSLNLCAVSIDRYLAVVKVFRYDTSLSESRCRIIICSIWLAACLALLPRVLIQDPLDLQKFWIVGCTITFFIPLCVVAYCYVHIFKVARSQAKKIQVVSVSSESGRKAAINSIKERKTALTIAIIIGLFITLWSPSFVLSSIQTFFADDCLKIKLKQRWFWTALVAFSNSAVNPWVYALRGEEFRSAFWKLLRRGDKNLHPSFYNQKTETRQTKKDYK, from the coding sequence atgaaCGGAACTGGACCTGAAGAGCAGGCCATGTGCGAGGGCGCTCTAAACAAGCCATCTTCGACTGCACTTACAGTTTTAAACGGTTTGTCAGGTATGGCTTCCATAGGTGGAAACCTATTGGTTTTACTGACAATTTACAAACAGCCGCGTCTTCATACAATTTCTAACTACTTCATAGCTTCTTTGGCTGTGGCAGATTTCATTGTCGGCGTGGTACTTAACCCAATATGGGCAACTAGGAGCGCAATGAACATTTGGGAGGACAAAGAACCACTCACAATGGCATCAGAGTGCTTAGCCGCCCACACTGTCGTCGCCACATCACTGAACCTTTGCGCTGTCTCGATCGATCGATATTTAGCGGTAGTAAAGGTGTTTCGCTATGACACATCGCTCAGCGAAAGCCGATGTAGGATCATAATATGTTCGATATGGCTGGCCGCGTGTTTGGCTCTTCTTCCTCGCGTCTTGATACAAGATCCGTTGGACCTACAAAAGTTTTGGATTGTGGGGTGTACAATCACCTTTTTCATTCCTTTATGTGTCGTTGCTTACTGCTACGTTCACATTTTTAAGGTAGCGCGATCTCAAGCTAAGAAAATTCAAGTGGTTAGCGTCAGCAGCGAGTCGGGCAGAAAGGCAGCGATAAACAGCATCAAGGAGAGAAAAACAGCACTAACCATCGCCATCATCATTGGCCTATTCATAACTTTATGGTCACCTTCTTTCGTATTATCTTCTATTCAGACATTTTTTGCAGATgattgtttaaaaataaagctTAAACAGCGGTGGTTTTGGACCGCGCTTGTTGCATTTTCCAACTCCGCGGTTAATCCGTGGGTGTACGCCTTGAGAGGGGAGGAATTTCGAAGTGCGTTCTGGAAACTGTTAAGAAGAGGAGACAAAAACCTTCACCCATCCTTTTACAATCAAAAAACCGAAACAAGACAGACGAAAAAAGATTATAAATAG